One Nitrosopumilus piranensis genomic region harbors:
- a CDS encoding CxxC-x17-CxxC domain-containing protein → MHTATCGDCGNECQVPFKPKEDRPVYCRECFPNHRPERRSGDRFGGRSRFNRQREMHTATCGDCGNECQVPFKPKEDRPVYCRECFPNHKQNTNV, encoded by the coding sequence ATGCACACAGCAACATGTGGCGATTGTGGAAATGAATGTCAAGTTCCATTCAAACCAAAAGAGGACAGACCTGTATATTGTAGAGAATGCTTCCCAAACCATAGACCTGAAAGACGTAGTGGAGACAGGTTTGGTGGAAGATCAAGATTTAACAGACAAAGAGAAATGCACACAGCAACATGTGGCGATTGTGGAAATGAATGTCAAGTTCCATTCAAACCAAAAGAGGACAGACCTGTATATTGTAGAGAATGCTTCCCAAACCATAAGCAAAATACCAATGTTTAG
- a CDS encoding ribulose-phosphate 3-epimerase translates to MGLNYYQIKKNILRARKLVIKATNAAGSGHPGGSFSMAEILGCLFNKYLKFDPKNPQWEDRDRLVLSKGHAAPGLFSNMAVAGYFPESELETLRKFGSKLQGHPDLKCPGVEFCGGSLGTGLSYSVGIALAGKIDSKDYHVYTIIGDGESDEGQVWEAAMTAAKYKVDNLTAFLDRNFIQQDSYTEKIMPLDKTLESDDLSEMWKDASRWKTGDKWRSFGWNVIEIDGHRIEQIDSAIAKANTTKGVPTIIISRTIKGKSVEHMEDNPAWHGKAPDSDVVPIINLELDSQFMIAPSIIAGDMTNLENEVKRCVSGRSDYIHLDVMDGQFVPNKTFDHTKIKELRPLTVIPFDSHLMIDDPVKHVRDYIDAGSDVITVHAEVTDESSFGEIHDLLKQNQVGVGFAINPDTELPEWSYKFLPSLDQLIVMSVIPGKSGQKYIEETHAKMVRLNSILKEHSFSGYIEADGGVNLENIGSVFADGARAFVGGGAIIGQQDVRVAIRDFRNEVLKSRRGILLDKANELGGTELVNKWIGLHVVGEKQEQIKKIAGEKGYL, encoded by the coding sequence ATGGGGCTTAATTATTATCAAATAAAGAAAAATATTCTTAGAGCCCGAAAATTAGTAATTAAAGCCACTAATGCCGCTGGTTCGGGTCATCCTGGAGGTTCCTTTTCAATGGCAGAAATTTTAGGCTGTTTATTTAACAAATATTTGAAATTCGATCCTAAAAACCCACAATGGGAAGATCGAGATCGTTTGGTATTATCAAAAGGACATGCTGCCCCAGGACTATTCTCCAACATGGCAGTAGCTGGATATTTTCCAGAATCAGAACTTGAAACTTTGAGAAAATTTGGAAGTAAATTACAAGGACACCCAGATTTGAAGTGCCCTGGTGTTGAATTTTGTGGAGGCTCTTTGGGTACTGGTTTGTCATATTCTGTGGGAATTGCACTTGCAGGAAAAATTGATTCTAAGGATTATCACGTCTATACAATTATTGGAGATGGTGAGTCTGATGAAGGTCAAGTTTGGGAAGCTGCAATGACTGCAGCAAAATACAAAGTTGATAATCTTACTGCTTTTCTTGATAGGAATTTCATTCAACAGGATTCTTACACTGAAAAAATCATGCCTCTTGACAAAACACTAGAAAGTGATGACCTTTCTGAAATGTGGAAAGATGCTTCTAGATGGAAGACTGGTGACAAATGGAGATCATTTGGTTGGAATGTGATTGAAATTGATGGACATCGAATTGAACAGATAGATTCAGCTATTGCTAAAGCTAATACAACAAAAGGTGTACCAACAATAATTATCTCAAGAACAATTAAAGGAAAATCTGTAGAACATATGGAAGACAATCCTGCATGGCATGGAAAAGCACCAGACTCTGATGTTGTACCAATCATTAATCTTGAATTAGATTCTCAGTTTATGATCGCACCCTCAATTATTGCAGGTGATATGACCAATCTTGAAAATGAAGTTAAAAGATGTGTTTCAGGCAGATCTGATTACATTCATTTGGATGTGATGGATGGACAATTTGTTCCAAACAAAACCTTTGATCATACTAAAATCAAAGAATTACGACCACTTACTGTAATTCCATTTGATTCTCATCTTATGATTGATGATCCTGTAAAACATGTTAGGGATTACATTGATGCAGGTAGTGATGTCATTACTGTACATGCAGAAGTAACTGATGAATCTAGTTTTGGAGAAATCCATGATTTACTAAAACAAAATCAAGTAGGTGTAGGATTTGCAATAAATCCTGATACTGAATTACCTGAGTGGTCTTACAAATTCTTACCTTCACTTGATCAGCTTATTGTCATGTCTGTGATACCTGGAAAATCTGGTCAAAAATACATTGAAGAAACACATGCAAAAATGGTTAGATTAAATTCCATCCTAAAAGAACATAGTTTTTCAGGCTATATTGAGGCTGATGGTGGAGTAAATCTTGAAAATATTGGCTCAGTTTTTGCAGATGGTGCTCGTGCATTTGTAGGTGGTGGTGCAATTATTGGTCAACAAGATGTTCGTGTTGCAATTAGAGATTTTAGAAATGAGGTTTTGAAATCAAGAAGAGGAATTTTACTTGATAAAGCTAATGAGTTAGGTGGAACTGAATTAGTAAACAAATGGATTGGATTGCATGTTGTTGGAGAAAAACAAGAACAAATTAAAAAAATTGCAGGGGAGAAAGGGTATCTTTGA
- a CDS encoding transketolase family protein — MNEPIMTDMRSEYSKSLIQIGKENPNVVVLGADTTDSLKTSSFGKEFPNRFFNVGIAEANLVTTSAGLAVSGKIPFASTYAIFLPGRAVDQIRNNVAYPSPPGKKGLNVKFVVSHGGLSVGPDGGSHQQIEDIAIMRVIPNFRVFIPADTIAVSKLTILMANEYGPFYMRMARSKTPLVHSDSQNFEIGKGITLRDGSDCTIAACGITVRMALEAAETLQQEGISCRVLDIFSIKPIDDAILEKAARETGCIVTAEEHNIIGGMGSAVAESVSESYPVPIKRIGAQDMFGESARDNEIPLLLEKHGITSFNMVKQVKEIRSKKL, encoded by the coding sequence TTGAATGAACCAATAATGACTGACATGCGTTCCGAATACTCAAAATCTTTAATCCAGATTGGAAAAGAAAATCCCAATGTTGTTGTATTGGGCGCTGACACTACTGATTCATTAAAAACATCTAGTTTTGGAAAAGAATTCCCAAATAGATTTTTCAATGTTGGGATTGCCGAAGCAAATCTTGTAACAACTTCTGCTGGATTAGCAGTATCTGGAAAAATACCCTTTGCAAGTACTTATGCCATATTTTTGCCAGGAAGAGCAGTTGATCAAATTAGAAATAATGTGGCTTATCCTTCACCTCCAGGAAAAAAAGGCCTTAATGTAAAATTCGTTGTTTCACATGGCGGTTTATCTGTTGGTCCTGATGGTGGTTCACATCAACAAATTGAAGATATTGCTATTATGAGGGTAATTCCAAATTTTCGAGTTTTTATTCCTGCTGACACCATTGCAGTTTCTAAATTGACAATTTTAATGGCAAATGAGTATGGACCATTTTACATGCGAATGGCAAGATCAAAGACTCCATTAGTACATTCAGATTCTCAGAACTTTGAAATTGGAAAAGGAATAACTTTGAGGGATGGCTCTGATTGCACAATTGCTGCATGTGGAATAACTGTGAGAATGGCATTAGAAGCTGCTGAAACACTTCAGCAAGAAGGGATTTCTTGTAGAGTCTTAGATATATTTTCCATTAAACCAATAGATGATGCAATTTTAGAAAAGGCTGCTCGTGAAACTGGGTGTATTGTTACTGCTGAAGAACATAATATTATAGGCGGAATGGGTTCTGCTGTGGCTGAATCTGTTTCTGAATCTTATCCTGTACCCATCAAAAGAATTGGGGCTCAAGACATGTTTGGCGAATCTGCTCGTGATAACGAAATTCCTTTACTTTTAGAAAAACATGGAATAACATCTTTTAATATGGTAAAACAAGTCAAAGAAATTAGGAGCAAAAAACTATGA
- the fsa gene encoding fructose-6-phosphate aldolase codes for MKIFLDTANLESIRKFNDMGLLDGITTNPSLMSKESGNPKDSMAEITKIIKGDVSLEVVSTEFSGMLEEGKRLREYGENVVVKVPMTPDGLKACKSLSSEGIPVNVTLVFSPNQALLAAKSGAKYVSPFIGRLDDIGQDGMHLIKEIKEIFSNYNFGTKILVASVRHPMHVIEAAKIGADVVTLPPGVLDKMLQHPLTKIGLENFLKDWEKVKAENPDVKI; via the coding sequence ATGAAAATTTTTCTTGATACTGCCAATTTAGAATCCATACGAAAATTTAATGACATGGGATTGCTTGACGGAATTACTACAAATCCATCTCTTATGTCAAAAGAGAGTGGCAATCCAAAAGATTCTATGGCAGAAATTACAAAAATCATCAAGGGTGATGTTAGTTTAGAAGTTGTTAGCACTGAGTTTTCTGGAATGTTAGAAGAAGGAAAGCGATTACGTGAATATGGAGAAAATGTTGTTGTAAAAGTTCCTATGACTCCTGATGGACTAAAAGCATGCAAATCACTTTCATCTGAAGGAATTCCTGTAAATGTAACGCTGGTGTTCTCTCCAAACCAAGCTTTACTTGCTGCAAAATCAGGTGCAAAATATGTCAGTCCATTTATTGGACGATTAGATGATATTGGTCAAGATGGAATGCATTTAATTAAAGAAATAAAAGAAATTTTTTCAAATTATAATTTTGGAACTAAAATTTTAGTTGCAAGTGTACGCCATCCAATGCATGTAATAGAAGCTGCAAAAATTGGAGCTGATGTGGTCACTTTACCCCCTGGAGTGTTAGATAAGATGCTTCAACACCCATTGACTAAAATTGGTTTAGAAAATTTTCTTAAAGACTGGGAAAAAGTCAAAGCTGAAAATCCTGATGTCAAAATCTGA
- a CDS encoding magnesium transporter CorA family protein — protein sequence MRKGFISNRLRSGRKSIESSIKKKTETIQAEKFVWTDLQNPDRNDVEELAAKYNFNALNIEDCMTKFELPKLDSYDDHFFVILHFPPLSQKVGISKNSQLSIFVGKDFLVTIHQGDLKPLVELVDICKSNSDEQRKNKILQKSSGLLLHEIIDVLVDDLLHTSRKIIANLDEIEDRVFDETKPVARSIALLRREINRLRRIANPLKKFVLEITKNVKRFSERDEENLSLYFDDVIDHIDKVIETLEESRETMEIYKDTDFVLSTEKTNKVLAVLTIIFTLAIPATVIGTFYGMNVNLPGGVGDNLMFLGPFTTFIIVILASAIPAILMFTYFKKLGWINN from the coding sequence ATGAGAAAGGGATTCATCTCAAATCGATTACGCTCAGGTAGAAAATCCATAGAGAGTTCTATCAAGAAAAAAACTGAGACCATACAAGCAGAGAAATTTGTATGGACTGACTTACAGAATCCAGATCGAAATGATGTGGAAGAACTAGCTGCAAAATACAATTTCAATGCTCTAAACATTGAAGACTGTATGACTAAATTTGAACTCCCAAAATTAGATAGTTATGATGACCATTTCTTCGTAATTCTTCATTTTCCACCACTTAGCCAAAAAGTAGGAATTTCAAAAAATAGTCAATTATCAATATTTGTAGGAAAGGATTTTCTAGTAACAATTCATCAGGGAGATCTCAAACCACTTGTGGAATTAGTAGATATTTGTAAATCAAATTCAGATGAACAAAGAAAAAACAAAATATTACAAAAATCTTCAGGGCTATTACTTCATGAAATTATAGATGTGTTAGTAGATGATCTTTTACACACCTCTAGAAAGATTATTGCTAATTTAGATGAAATTGAAGACAGGGTGTTTGATGAAACAAAACCAGTAGCAAGAAGTATTGCGTTACTTAGGAGAGAGATTAACAGACTAAGAAGAATAGCTAACCCCCTAAAGAAATTTGTTTTAGAGATTACAAAAAATGTAAAAAGGTTTTCTGAAAGAGACGAAGAGAATCTTTCATTATACTTTGATGATGTAATTGATCACATTGACAAAGTAATTGAAACACTAGAAGAATCAAGAGAAACAATGGAGATTTACAAAGATACTGATTTTGTATTAAGTACAGAAAAAACAAACAAAGTACTTGCAGTTTTAACCATCATATTTACACTAGCAATTCCTGCAACAGTTATCGGAACATTTTATGGAATGAATGTAAATTTACCAGGAGGGGTTGGAGATAATCTAATGTTCTTAGGACCATTTACAACTTTCATAATTGTAATTCTTGCATCAGCAATTCCAGCAATTTTGATGTTTACATATTTCAAAAAATTAGGCTGGATCAATAACTAA
- a CDS encoding metal ABC transporter solute-binding protein, Zn/Mn family: protein MKNSKIPIIGAIIAATLISLIAVFASSEDKVIPTEEKFLVYTTFYPLQQFTQNVAGDAAEVRTLIPSNGDPHAFELGPKTIVDLTKADMLVYNGADFEPFIDEIKSVSDFSHLVLVDSSEGITLLEGEEHDHGTHSTDEEHDEHTEEFLEEITHIIEEFEHGHINESQTIKSIEQILYEHEGDGHEHGSNILEDIEILLHEIKEGHIEGPEGIEEIHHLVSGKDIHDEKHEDTHDEELELDHVYDPHIWLDPLLAKKQVMNIAFHMAESDPDNSEIYFSNAKAYSDQLDTLDQEIRTELSSCKKDTFVPFHNAFSYFAERYNLHTLAVIQEFSPETPVTAKDIEELIHFAEDNDIKYFFTEENRNAKLAERLASELGGDILLFSPLESLSKQDSLDTTYFEKMKANMDNLKIALECS, encoded by the coding sequence ATGAAAAATTCAAAAATCCCAATAATTGGAGCAATAATTGCTGCTACTTTGATTTCTCTGATTGCAGTGTTTGCATCATCTGAAGATAAAGTAATTCCAACAGAAGAAAAATTCTTGGTATACACTACATTTTACCCATTACAACAATTCACTCAAAATGTTGCTGGAGATGCAGCAGAGGTTAGAACACTTATCCCATCAAATGGTGATCCTCACGCATTTGAGTTAGGGCCAAAAACAATTGTTGATTTGACTAAAGCAGATATGCTAGTTTACAATGGTGCTGATTTTGAACCATTTATTGATGAAATCAAATCCGTATCTGACTTTTCACATCTTGTACTAGTTGATTCTTCTGAAGGAATTACTCTTCTAGAAGGAGAAGAACATGATCATGGTACTCATAGTACAGATGAAGAACATGATGAGCATACTGAAGAATTCTTAGAAGAAATTACACACATAATTGAAGAATTTGAACATGGTCACATTAATGAATCACAGACAATCAAATCTATCGAACAAATACTCTATGAACATGAAGGAGACGGACACGAACATGGGTCAAACATTCTTGAAGATATTGAGATACTATTACATGAAATCAAAGAAGGACACATTGAAGGTCCGGAAGGAATAGAAGAAATACATCATCTAGTTTCTGGCAAAGACATTCATGATGAAAAACATGAAGATACACATGATGAAGAATTAGAGTTGGATCATGTTTATGATCCACACATTTGGCTTGATCCGTTATTGGCAAAAAAACAGGTAATGAACATCGCTTTCCACATGGCTGAATCTGATCCTGATAATTCAGAAATATATTTTAGCAATGCTAAAGCTTATTCTGACCAATTAGACACACTGGATCAAGAAATAAGAACAGAATTGTCTTCCTGCAAAAAGGACACGTTTGTACCATTTCATAATGCATTCTCGTATTTTGCAGAGAGATACAACCTTCACACCCTTGCAGTAATACAGGAGTTCAGCCCTGAAACTCCTGTAACTGCAAAGGATATTGAAGAACTCATTCATTTTGCTGAAGACAACGACATCAAGTATTTCTTTACAGAAGAAAACAGAAATGCAAAACTAGCTGAAAGATTAGCCTCTGAATTAGGTGGCGATATTCTATTGTTTAGTCCATTAGAGTCTCTTTCAAAACAAGATAGTCTCGACACGACATACTTTGAAAAAATGAAAGCAAACATGGATAATCTGAAAATAGCATTAGAGTGCTCTTGA
- a CDS encoding phosphate/phosphite/phosphonate ABC transporter substrate-binding protein yields MNSSTKPILVISVIVAAAAGLAVGFSINGFSEDNSSNVVTSQSTSDEIKKITIGVMPNEDPMVFELQSQMLEEYFTEKLGIETEVFFPTDATTTVESIVTGDTQIAFMSARPAEFAYERSDEKTLLFMAEVRPFKSAGGEKLDTFYWSEFWVKKDSGINKLEDAKGKNVAFSGPTSTSGYLFPMSKLVDRGLIKSGDGADTFFSNVLFSGGYQQSLNALIEGQVDIAAGGDHAKYRYLTPEELSQIKVIERQGPVPTHGITYRADLVSPEIITKFEKAILDMKSERPDLLEKALFGATDFTPVNHHAHLAALDSALASTQIPAI; encoded by the coding sequence GTGAATAGTTCAACAAAACCCATTTTAGTAATTTCTGTAATTGTTGCAGCTGCAGCAGGTTTGGCAGTTGGGTTTTCAATTAATGGTTTTTCAGAGGACAATTCAAGTAATGTTGTAACCAGTCAAAGTACTTCTGACGAAATCAAGAAAATTACAATAGGAGTTATGCCAAATGAAGATCCTATGGTGTTTGAACTGCAATCTCAGATGCTAGAAGAATATTTCACAGAAAAACTTGGTATTGAAACAGAAGTTTTCTTTCCAACAGATGCAACCACAACTGTTGAATCAATTGTGACTGGTGATACACAAATTGCGTTTATGAGTGCACGACCAGCAGAGTTTGCCTATGAAAGAAGTGACGAAAAGACATTGTTGTTTATGGCCGAAGTTCGTCCCTTTAAAAGCGCTGGAGGCGAAAAACTAGACACGTTTTACTGGAGTGAATTTTGGGTAAAGAAGGATAGTGGCATCAACAAACTAGAAGATGCAAAAGGAAAGAACGTTGCATTTTCAGGTCCAACATCAACTAGTGGATATTTGTTCCCAATGTCAAAGCTTGTAGATAGGGGATTGATAAAATCAGGAGATGGGGCTGATACATTTTTCAGCAATGTTTTGTTTAGCGGTGGATACCAACAATCACTCAATGCACTGATTGAAGGCCAAGTAGATATCGCAGCAGGAGGAGATCATGCCAAATATCGTTATCTTACACCTGAAGAACTAAGCCAGATCAAAGTCATAGAGAGACAAGGACCTGTACCTACTCATGGAATTACATATCGTGCAGACCTGGTAAGTCCTGAGATTATTACAAAGTTTGAAAAAGCTATACTAGATATGAAGTCTGAAAGACCAGATCTGTTAGAAAAAGCATTATTTGGCGCTACAGACTTTACACCAGTTAATCATCATGCACACTTGGCAGCATTAGATAGTGCTCTTGCAAGTACCCAGATACCAGCTATCTGA
- a CDS encoding winged helix-turn-helix domain-containing protein, with the protein MHKGFDEIFVLLILTYYNVLYYTPMSNETSKPVDAVNIFSLDDEKMKILAKVISNKSSISILNLLFDDELTANEIAQKTNMSLQLVKHYLEKMQQIELVCVSKTEKNSKARDMNYYKASKLAIVITPSKITEKTKQSKLLLRSFHSISKVFGMGVASAITAMSVIVMSAESRLLEPIQSWYSQFSLPIKIPGTGLANSMDESLYLAKTKVDSVVSNPGAGSGTPYLDPYTGVSGLAGTDFVIMLSVLAGAGAVLSFVFFNNVIQSFQKPDESVN; encoded by the coding sequence TTGCATAAAGGGTTTGATGAAATTTTTGTTTTACTAATCCTTACATACTATAATGTCCTATATTATACACCTATGAGCAATGAGACTTCAAAACCTGTAGATGCTGTAAATATTTTCTCATTAGATGATGAAAAAATGAAAATTCTAGCCAAAGTAATTTCAAACAAGTCAAGCATTTCTATTTTGAATTTGTTATTTGATGATGAACTAACTGCAAATGAGATTGCTCAAAAAACAAACATGTCATTGCAACTAGTTAAACACTATCTAGAAAAAATGCAACAAATTGAGCTTGTATGTGTATCAAAAACTGAGAAAAACTCAAAGGCACGTGACATGAACTACTACAAGGCATCAAAGCTTGCAATTGTAATTACTCCTTCAAAAATTACAGAGAAAACAAAACAAAGCAAACTACTGTTGCGTTCTTTTCATTCAATATCCAAAGTATTTGGAATGGGAGTTGCCTCTGCAATAACTGCAATGTCTGTAATTGTAATGTCTGCTGAAAGTAGACTATTAGAGCCAATACAGAGCTGGTACTCTCAGTTTAGTTTGCCTATCAAAATCCCTGGAACTGGCCTTGCAAACTCTATGGATGAATCGCTTTACTTGGCAAAGACAAAGGTAGATTCAGTGGTGTCAAACCCTGGAGCAGGCTCTGGAACTCCGTATCTGGATCCTTACACTGGCGTTTCAGGATTGGCAGGAACTGATTTTGTAATCATGTTATCTGTACTTGCAGGTGCGGGAGCAGTATTGTCATTTGTATTTTTTAATAACGTGATTCAATCATTTCAGAAACCAGATGAATCTGTCAATTGA
- a CDS encoding methyltransferase domain-containing protein translates to MKIDEYLETLPENVLSGEDVQLPEKSLKDIFKFVKLKKDDIFYHLGCGDEKGVEIAVNEFGVKKAVGIDYNSDKIKKAKKNLEEKKIQVELICQDILNADISDATVILFWFTDENVTNQMLKKFENLKPETKIVTIWGPLPDCIPDKVEFPYIINKVPFKKAKSMQEQLLAIFGVKCVDFVTAWEFAERYTKAIGSPEIKNDRFLTIIQTLVIWINAKKLGVACGDDIPESIQTYIKLMKMNFDIDFEPMLKE, encoded by the coding sequence TTGAAAATTGACGAATATCTAGAAACACTTCCTGAAAATGTACTTAGTGGGGAAGATGTACAATTACCAGAAAAATCTCTAAAAGATATTTTCAAATTTGTTAAACTCAAAAAAGATGATATTTTTTATCATTTAGGTTGTGGAGATGAAAAAGGAGTAGAAATTGCAGTAAATGAATTTGGAGTAAAAAAAGCAGTTGGCATAGATTATAATTCTGACAAAATTAAAAAGGCTAAAAAAAATCTTGAAGAAAAAAAGATTCAAGTTGAATTAATCTGCCAAGATATTTTAAATGCAGATATCTCAGATGCAACAGTAATTCTATTTTGGTTCACAGATGAAAATGTGACAAACCAGATGTTAAAAAAATTTGAAAATCTGAAACCAGAAACAAAAATAGTTACTATTTGGGGTCCCCTTCCCGATTGTATTCCAGATAAAGTAGAATTTCCATATATCATTAACAAAGTTCCATTCAAAAAAGCAAAAAGCATGCAAGAGCAATTACTAGCAATATTTGGTGTGAAATGTGTTGATTTTGTTACAGCATGGGAATTTGCAGAAAGATACACAAAAGCAATTGGATCACCAGAAATCAAAAATGATAGATTTCTTACAATAATTCAGACTCTAGTTATATGGATCAATGCAAAAAAATTAGGAGTTGCTTGTGGAGATGACATTCCAGAATCGATTCAAACATACATCAAGCTCATGAAAATGAATTTTGATATAGATTTTGAACCCATGTTAAAAGAATAA
- a CDS encoding UPF0147 family protein, translating into MADEKQNKESMKEAIETLNQIISSSSTPKTIKKSITDLITDLNNEEYSLSVRAANTISLLDDVTQDPNMPSYVRTQLWQAVSKLESIRE; encoded by the coding sequence ATGGCTGACGAAAAACAAAATAAAGAATCAATGAAAGAGGCAATTGAAACATTAAATCAGATCATATCAAGTAGTTCAACTCCAAAAACAATAAAGAAATCCATTACTGATCTAATTACTGACTTGAATAATGAAGAATATTCGTTATCAGTAAGAGCTGCAAATACAATTAGTTTGTTAGATGATGTTACGCAGGATCCCAACATGCCTTCTTATGTTAGAACTCAGTTATGGCAAGCAGTTTCAAAATTAGAAAGCATAAGAGAATAA
- a CDS encoding Rieske (2Fe-2S) protein: MGKIIAGKTSDIPPGKMIKVSIDGRDVLVANIDGEYFATDDSCTHSGASLSEGKLDGCVITCGWHAAEFDCKTGKLVKFPAKIRDLTSYNVVVESDSVFVEM, encoded by the coding sequence ATGGGAAAAATTATTGCAGGAAAAACATCAGATATTCCTCCTGGAAAAATGATCAAAGTATCGATTGATGGAAGAGATGTTTTAGTTGCAAATATTGATGGAGAATATTTTGCTACAGATGATTCATGTACTCATTCGGGTGCAAGTCTTTCAGAAGGCAAATTAGATGGATGTGTCATTACATGTGGATGGCACGCGGCAGAGTTTGATTGTAAGACAGGAAAATTAGTTAAATTCCCAGCAAAAATTAGAGATTTAACATCATACAACGTTGTGGTAGAATCCGATAGCGTATTTGTAGAGATGTAA
- a CDS encoding GNAT family N-acetyltransferase produces the protein MIRNAKPSDKHQVLKFCQNTFSWGDYVEHVWDFWLSEGLLFVFEKQSPVGICHALFSKDQIWIEGIRVDPNSRKQKIASQLVQHIELLGKQNNFLLSLMLIDTENLISLSMAKSLQYKIYQTWNFYSLEPKKNSNFDIIFAKSLDCNVCTHYVKSWRWFPIDDDVVSEFSKQNKIIQSKIDGKVSTAILTDSEHFDNTLIVSLFSGYKKSTLQIILFLQNFAAQNNYSRIQILTREKLSNCNLLEHKLSFHLLKKQLD, from the coding sequence ATGATTAGAAACGCAAAGCCTTCAGATAAACATCAAGTTTTAAAATTTTGCCAAAATACTTTTTCTTGGGGAGATTATGTTGAACATGTTTGGGATTTTTGGTTATCTGAAGGATTGTTGTTTGTTTTTGAAAAACAATCTCCTGTTGGCATTTGTCATGCACTATTTTCAAAAGATCAAATTTGGATAGAAGGAATTAGAGTAGATCCAAATTCTCGAAAACAAAAAATTGCCTCTCAACTAGTACAACATATTGAATTGTTGGGTAAACAGAATAATTTCTTACTATCCCTAATGTTAATTGATACTGAAAATTTGATTTCACTCTCTATGGCAAAATCATTACAATACAAAATTTACCAAACTTGGAATTTTTACTCACTTGAGCCTAAAAAAAACTCAAATTTTGATATTATTTTTGCAAAATCTCTAGATTGTAATGTCTGTACTCATTATGTGAAATCTTGGAGATGGTTTCCAATTGATGATGATGTGGTGTCTGAATTTTCTAAACAAAATAAAATAATTCAATCCAAAATTGATGGTAAAGTTTCCACTGCAATTCTAACTGATTCTGAGCATTTTGATAATACTCTAATTGTCAGTTTATTTTCAGGATATAAAAAAAGTACATTACAAATAATACTTTTTTTACAAAATTTTGCTGCACAAAATAATTACAGTAGAATTCAGATTTTGACTAGGGAAAAATTATCTAACTGCAATCTCTTAGAACATAAATTATCATTTCATTTGCTAAAAAAACAACTAGACTGA